A single Prevotella sp. E15-22 DNA region contains:
- a CDS encoding D-2-hydroxyacid dehydrogenase, whose protein sequence is MKIVILDGFTANPGDLSWAELEALGQVTVYERTLPSETVARAAEADMVLTNKVVVSKEVMDQLPHLKYIGVLATGYNVVDVEAAHQRGIIVTNVPAYSTESVAQMVFAHLLTVTNRTEHYAQENRQGRWSRNADFCYWDFSHMELAGKTFGIVGLGNIGRRVAEIALAFGMKVKAVSSKTTLPAGIEKVSLEALLATADVLSLHCPLTDSTRHLINADTLAKMKSSAILINTGRGSLIDDQAVADALADGRLAAFCADVLTQEPPLADNPLLKLPNAFITPHIAWASKEARVRLIQVATNNVRAFLSGTPQNVV, encoded by the coding sequence ATGAAAATTGTAATACTAGACGGATTTACGGCCAACCCAGGCGATTTGTCGTGGGCTGAGCTGGAAGCGCTGGGTCAGGTGACGGTGTACGAGAGAACCTTGCCCAGTGAGACGGTGGCGAGAGCTGCCGAGGCGGACATGGTGCTGACCAACAAGGTGGTTGTGAGTAAAGAGGTAATGGACCAGTTGCCCCACCTTAAATATATAGGTGTGCTGGCCACAGGTTATAATGTGGTGGACGTCGAGGCTGCCCATCAGCGTGGCATCATAGTGACCAACGTGCCTGCCTATAGCACTGAGAGTGTGGCGCAGATGGTGTTTGCCCACCTGCTCACAGTGACCAATCGTACTGAGCACTATGCCCAAGAAAATAGGCAGGGGCGATGGAGTAGGAATGCCGACTTTTGCTATTGGGACTTCTCGCATATGGAACTGGCTGGCAAGACCTTTGGCATTGTGGGACTTGGAAATATTGGTCGTCGCGTGGCTGAGATTGCCCTGGCCTTTGGCATGAAGGTGAAGGCTGTGAGTAGTAAGACCACCCTGCCTGCAGGCATCGAGAAGGTGTCGCTGGAGGCGTTGCTGGCCACGGCTGATGTCTTGTCGCTGCATTGTCCACTGACGGACAGTACGCGCCACTTGATTAATGCCGACACGCTGGCGAAGATGAAGTCTTCAGCCATCCTTATCAACACTGGTCGTGGTTCTTTGATTGACGACCAGGCTGTGGCTGATGCGTTGGCCGATGGTCGACTGGCTGCCTTCTGTGCCGATGTGCTCACGCAGGAGCCGCCCTTGGCCGACAACCCTCTGTTGAAGCTGCCTAATGCCTTTATTACGCCCCACATTGCCTGGGCGTCGAAGGAGGCTCGCGTTCGCCTCATCCAGGTTGCTACCAACAATGTGCGTGCTTTCTTGAGTGGCACGCCACAGAATGTTGTTTAG
- a CDS encoding two-component regulator propeller domain-containing protein — protein sequence MKYLILLFLWLCAVTDIQARLYPVATIHSVKCIEHNDTSIYVLRPNGLKVVNKLTGKITVYDMSTGYFEDQWRIKDMTRPNAWVGLNALAIRPDTIWVGSNDGVLTSITDGRADTTVHYVNHDENKVNDLIWPIGINSIVFDSNGTIVIGGDNCISVIYRSGEEQTLVFPSCDFGNEIWQMVVDHHDDIWIASTLALYGNGLMKYHIGGTLETISDKNDKSMPYDYSKVKGMVIDNDGNLWFGSYHYDSINAEKSEWRAKLLKYDGNNYTSYDVGPDVTIPISLKCDGQGRIWFLPTASFNYSTSVGVEYSKGPLCCFDHGVITRYEWNQETGFCYCVDVDGDSIYIGTDNGVLVFSDGSFHWLNDTEAGVSEPTVNKSMPSQIFDLQGRPIQGLPKHGVYIQNGKKVMR from the coding sequence ATGAAATATTTAATACTGTTATTTCTGTGGTTGTGTGCCGTTACCGATATTCAGGCTAGATTATACCCTGTGGCCACGATTCATTCAGTGAAATGCATTGAGCACAATGATACCAGTATTTATGTGTTAAGACCTAATGGACTTAAGGTCGTCAACAAGTTAACTGGCAAGATAACGGTCTACGACATGAGCACAGGCTATTTCGAAGATCAGTGGCGCATAAAAGACATGACACGACCTAATGCTTGGGTGGGACTGAATGCTCTGGCAATAAGGCCAGACACCATCTGGGTAGGTAGCAATGATGGCGTGCTGACCAGTATTACTGATGGCAGGGCTGACACTACTGTGCATTATGTGAATCATGATGAAAATAAGGTGAATGATTTAATATGGCCAATAGGCATAAACAGTATTGTCTTTGATTCAAACGGAACCATAGTTATAGGCGGAGACAATTGTATTTCCGTTATCTACCGCTCAGGAGAGGAACAGACGTTGGTTTTTCCAAGTTGTGACTTTGGAAACGAAATATGGCAGATGGTGGTAGACCATCATGATGACATCTGGATTGCTTCTACTTTGGCTCTCTATGGTAATGGCTTGATGAAATATCATATTGGAGGTACTTTGGAGACTATCAGTGACAAGAACGATAAGAGTATGCCCTATGATTACTCTAAGGTTAAGGGTATGGTTATCGATAATGATGGCAATTTATGGTTTGGTAGTTATCATTATGACTCAATTAATGCTGAAAAAAGTGAGTGGAGAGCCAAATTGCTGAAATACGATGGTAATAACTATACAAGTTATGATGTGGGACCAGATGTAACGATCCCCATATCTTTAAAATGCGATGGTCAAGGCAGAATATGGTTTCTCCCCACAGCCTCTTTTAATTATAGCACATCTGTTGGAGTTGAGTATTCCAAAGGTCCCCTTTGCTGCTTCGACCATGGTGTGATAACCCGTTATGAATGGAATCAAGAGACAGGATTCTGCTATTGTGTGGATGTGGATGGCGACTCTATCTATATTGGCACAGACAACGGCGTGCTGGTGTTCTCCGATGGCTCATTCCATTGGCTGAATGATACAGAGGCAGGTGTTTCAGAGCCAACAGTAAACAAGAGCATGCCATCACAAATCTTCGACCTTCAGGGCCGCCCCATTCAAGGCTTGCCCAAGCATGGGGTGTATATCCAGAATGGAAAGAAGGTGATGAGGTGA
- a CDS encoding O-antigen ligase family protein, with protein MLSKIAPYYYIVAWICLSSASIFVVTNAFVDSILYPKWIITAMLAVVFTFFSLPFFFFSKNIPWVMVYKQICRYTNIIVLFEALLAIFQIVGLVSMNTSCYAGTFDNTAGLSACLAISYPMGFVFFKEYNKYERFCFCIVKLVCLFALIVYESRIGCVTMILILFLVLFNKHRYKYWLVVFLVVTALVLSACFVKTQSTIGRWFIIERTMELIQERPMTGWGIGGFTKEYMNAQADYFCCYPESPYGLLADNIHHPLNEFLLLAVNYGVPCMSLVLICCMMVFLYYAYHRSPYGKEGCYIFMSILIMAFFSYPFSYPFTWLLLILSVVLVFSVKLGRIKRNRPNLTITFLLWGINALAFVPLSRTLEFHLSWKDASSQTRNPDASQSLYNSLYQCGRNNYHFLYDYACDAYDKEQYELALDLSYKAERYISDYELTMLIGDCCQSLNYQEDAMWHYQRALQMCPSRLMPLYEIYNIYSSRNDTVNCVRLYKQINHKEIKIKNQITEMIIKDVNQDKKRFITN; from the coding sequence ATGCTGTCAAAGATAGCACCATATTACTATATCGTAGCATGGATATGCTTGTCGAGTGCCAGCATATTTGTTGTAACGAATGCGTTTGTGGATAGCATATTATATCCGAAATGGATAATAACTGCTATGCTCGCAGTCGTATTCACATTCTTTTCATTACCTTTCTTCTTTTTCTCAAAGAATATTCCATGGGTAATGGTATATAAGCAAATATGTAGGTACACGAATATCATAGTTCTTTTTGAAGCATTATTGGCCATCTTCCAGATTGTTGGTTTGGTCTCAATGAATACCAGTTGTTATGCTGGAACATTCGACAATACGGCTGGCTTGTCTGCTTGTCTTGCCATAAGCTATCCAATGGGTTTTGTTTTCTTTAAAGAATATAACAAGTATGAACGTTTTTGTTTCTGTATAGTCAAATTGGTTTGTTTGTTTGCTTTAATTGTATATGAATCAAGAATTGGTTGTGTCACCATGATACTTATACTTTTCTTGGTCTTATTTAATAAGCATCGCTATAAGTATTGGCTTGTTGTTTTTTTAGTTGTCACTGCCTTAGTACTTAGTGCTTGTTTCGTAAAGACACAATCAACAATAGGTAGATGGTTTATCATTGAACGTACAATGGAACTAATACAAGAACGACCAATGACGGGCTGGGGGATTGGTGGCTTTACTAAGGAGTATATGAATGCTCAGGCCGATTATTTCTGTTGTTATCCAGAAAGCCCGTATGGTTTGTTGGCGGACAATATTCATCATCCATTAAACGAGTTTTTGTTGTTGGCGGTTAATTATGGCGTTCCATGCATGTCTTTGGTGCTTATATGTTGTATGATGGTATTCCTTTATTATGCTTATCACAGATCACCATATGGAAAAGAGGGATGCTATATATTTATGTCCATATTGATAATGGCCTTTTTTTCCTATCCCTTTTCTTATCCCTTCACATGGCTTTTGTTAATTCTGTCTGTTGTGCTTGTGTTCTCAGTCAAGCTTGGTCGTATAAAAAGAAACAGACCCAATTTGACTATTACTTTTTTGCTCTGGGGCATCAATGCCTTGGCTTTTGTTCCATTAAGTAGAACTCTGGAATTTCATTTGTCTTGGAAAGATGCCTCATCGCAAACGAGGAATCCTGACGCCTCCCAGTCTTTATATAATTCGCTTTATCAGTGTGGACGTAATAATTATCATTTTCTTTATGACTATGCTTGTGACGCATATGATAAAGAACAATATGAACTTGCCTTAGATTTATCTTATAAGGCGGAGAGGTATATTTCAGACTATGAACTAACAATGCTAATTGGTGATTGTTGTCAGTCTTTAAATTATCAGGAAGATGCAATGTGGCACTATCAGAGAGCTCTTCAGATGTGTCCATCACGCTTGATGCCACTATACGAGATTTATAATATATATAGTAGCCGTAATGATACAGTAAATTGCGTAAGGCTATATAAACAAATCAATCATAAGGAAATCAAAATTAAGAATCAAATAACGGAAATGATAATAAAAGATGTAAACCAAGATAAAAAACGTTTTATTACTAACTGA